From Microbacterium rhizosphaerae:
AAGGATCGACCTGTGCTCACGCCGCATGAACTCACGGTCCGTAAGACCTTGATCGCGGCCCGAGTTCGATACGCAAACCTGTATCGATCATTGGCCGCTGAGCATCTCAATAGCAGATACGGGGCCTCCAACCTGTCTAACGCAGCGTTTAGAAGTGTGCTCGCCTCTACTGTGGTCAATCCCGAAGTCTACGTTTCTGAGGACCCCACAGCACACACGGATGAGCCGGAAGGCGAATACGAGCTTGCACCGGCTGGTGGACGCTACTTTGTGTTCCCAACCCCGCCTTACATAGATCACTCACAACCGGATACCGTCGTGATCCGCGGCTCGGTAGCCGCCGGAGCTGCTCGGGGCGGGATAGAGACCGTGCGTCGGTTCGGTCTGATCCGGGACGGCGTGCATGCGATGGTGGAATCTCTGCAAGCGCCTCTCGACATCGTCGACGTCGACCACCTTGAGGTCGAATTCATCGTCGGAGCGCGTGGCCGCGGAACGCCACGCCGTGATTTCGAGTCCTGACACCGGCATCGTGGAAGGCTGGCTGGCCGCCGGGCGAATTCGCTGAGGCCGGTGTGGCTAGACGTTCTCTAGGATCACTTACCGACCAGTCTTCGGGCGCTGGCCGACGAAATTGCGAGCTTCTGCCGCGGCGCTTGGGCGAATATAGTGCGGCCATGCCTTCCGCAGCTGCCATGGTCGAACAGATCCGGAGTGCCATCGCGCAGGTGCGCGTTGCGGCCATCCAGGACGGCGATCCGCGGTGGATGGACGTCGCGGAGTAACTTCAGCAACAATTCGCGGGCATCACTGATCCGCAGGAGTTGCGCGCCACCGCCAGACATGCGCTCCGCCTCTATGGCGGAGTAATGGGTTCGTTCCAAGACACCGCGACGACAGAGATGTCCGATGCGGTCCTTGACTTGCACGAAGCGCTCCGTCAAGCGGTGTAGCGGCGACGGGAGCATTGCACGAAGGCCGACCGGCCTCCGCGCGCTCGCCACCTTGGGTTCTCCAGCCCTACGGCTAGGCGCCAGAGACGAGCCACGTCGTCTCGGGGGCGATAGCACACCGAGGCTGGCTCGCTCGGGCCGCCTCACCGGATGATGCGGCCCGCGTGTATCCTCCTCTGCTCGAGCCCGGGCGCCGCCGACTCACTGTCGCAGAGTGACCATAGTCTGAGCTGAGGGTCGGGGAGGGGGACAAGGCAATGTCCGGAGGAAAGAAGCTCAGCAATAGCGAGCTGATCGGAGACGCTGGCATCGCGCTCATTCACGGCAAGATCAACGCTATGGGGCATGCCTGGCGGGCGCAGAACCTCGATGCCGGAATTGACGGCAGCATCGAGCTACGCGATCCTGCCACCGGCGAGATGAGCAACCGGCACCTCCTCGTCCAGAGCAAGGCGAGCAACAATCCATTCCCTGGCGAGACCGCGGAACGGTTCCACTACATCTGCGATGAACGCGACCTCGAGTATTGGATGAAGGCGTCGGCGCCTGTCGTCCTGATCTGCTCACACCCGAAGAGCGGCGAGGCCTGGTGGGTGCACATCCAGAGCTACTTCTTCGAACCGGCACGGCGTGCGGACCGCCGCGTCGACTTCACAAAGTCGACGATGGGGCTCGCCGGTGACATCACCGGTCACCTGTTCGCGATCGCCGACCCTGAGGGTCGCGCGCACACGCCGGCGCCGACCCGCCGGCCAGAGAAGCTGACGTCCAACTTGATCAGCGTCCATGCGCCAGAGCTTGTCCTGTCCTACGCGACGAAGGCGCGAACGCCTGGCGAAGTCTACAAGGCCCAGCGTGATAGCGGACTCCCGTTTCGTCACGACTTCGCCCTATCCGGTGGGCGCCTTTGGACCTGGTCGGAAGTGGACGGAACCAGCCTCGGAGACCAAGTGCTCGGCTTCCCCGACGCGCACGAAATCGATGCGATCGCAACTGAGGATGCCGCGGGCGAGCGTCTCGCCGTTCGGCTGCTCAACAATGCGCTCCGTGACGATCTCAACGATGACTGCGCCTTCGATCGCGAGCGTCATCTCCTCTACGTCCGCGCAACGGAGGATCTGAGCATACGCAAGTGGCACACGGGCGGCTCGAACTCACGCACGATCTTCAAGGGCTACCCGAGCAAGACTGACCGTAGCCGGATCAGCTATTACCGACACGATGCGCTCGGATGGCAATTCCTGCATGTCGATGACACTTGGTTCTGCGCGATCACTCCCGACTACTACTACAGCTGGGACGGGCGCCGAGAGTCCAAGCGCTCCGCCAGCCTTCTCGCGAACATCAAGCGCCTCGACCATCACGCGGCCGTAAGGCAGCAGACCGTGATGTGGGCTTCGATCCTTTGCGGCGAGGGCAACTTGGTCGATGCGCCGCGGTCTCGTCTGCTCGAGTTCGGGCAGCTCCAGACGTTC
This genomic window contains:
- a CDS encoding DUF4365 domain-containing protein; protein product: MSGGKKLSNSELIGDAGIALIHGKINAMGHAWRAQNLDAGIDGSIELRDPATGEMSNRHLLVQSKASNNPFPGETAERFHYICDERDLEYWMKASAPVVLICSHPKSGEAWWVHIQSYFFEPARRADRRVDFTKSTMGLAGDITGHLFAIADPEGRAHTPAPTRRPEKLTSNLISVHAPELVLSYATKARTPGEVYKAQRDSGLPFRHDFALSGGRLWTWSEVDGTSLGDQVLGFPDAHEIDAIATEDAAGERLAVRLLNNALRDDLNDDCAFDRERHLLYVRATEDLSIRKWHTGGSNSRTIFKGYPSKTDRSRISYYRHDALGWQFLHVDDTWFCAITPDYYYSWDGRRESKRSASLLANIKRLDHHAAVRQQTVMWASILCGEGNLVDAPRSRLLEFGQLQTFALDRGIDDAAWKRTTPTATAPEQPVLDLFEESE